The nucleotide window tctgcGTATCAACTTTATGCGCTGACGTTTTTAGACGGTGTTCGCTAGAAAAAATATTGCTGAACACGTTTCTGAGGAGGCAAAACAGCACCTTGAAGTTTAATTCGCTATTTTGGATCATTAGTTCTACCAAGTtgaactattattactattattatcatttggTAGAACTATTATTACTGATATGCACATTATCGTATTTCAGAAATCATAGTTTTATGGACACTTTAGGGATATGCAACTTTGTAAGTTTataaaaaattgaaagaacTTTGCTTCTTATTACGATTTTATATTCGAAGAATATTGATGTGGAAAAAGATTTGGAATTCGAAAGAATGGCAAAGTTATAACACTGGAAATAACTGCATTTCGTGTGGGATAAATATTAACTACAAACATTAATCGTATTTTTATCAAACTACATTTTTTGCACCAAGTCAATATTCGGAAGTTGAAATTTTTTTCAAAGCAAGTTTTGTCTTAGTCAACCACTATTTTTTCAGTTCTaggaattattttcaaaaatcgtAAGACTTAAGGATCATCTATTTTTCGTCAAGTTCATCGTGAACATTTGTTGTTTTCTAAATTCTGCATTATTTTCACATTGGACATAAGTTAACAATGTTCCACGAGACATGGAGTAACAACACTATGTAATTTAATGTACTAAAATATATACAAGTAGAGTTAAAATGTTGCTTAATATTTGCTACAAAAATCTTAGTTTCTCGCTAATTATTCATAAATAGAAAAAGTGTGAAACCTCCAAGGTTGCATATCCCCATAACTAAAAATCGGCTCATCTACCATTTTTCACGATCACACAAtttcgataataaaataaaacattccaAATCAGGCATATTCACAATTTCTCAAACCGACAATGTTTGATCCAGCAATAGTCGTTTCTCAAAATTTTGCAGTGAAAAACGAAGAAACACGATTCTCGAAGATGTCAGCGTTCAACGACATTGCAAGAAAGATCGAATCGATTACAGCAGAAAGTATCTCTCGCTCGTGAGAATCTTTGAAACCTTGACGTCCAGAGAGATTTCACAGGGTAGCTGGAGAATCCAAGCGCATCACGATGCATATGTAAGAAAACGAACACCAATGTATTACTCGGAAATGAAAGTCAAAGGAAGCAGCGCAGTGTCTGGTGCAAAATATTATACTCTCGGAGAACCAAAACAGAATGACGAAGAGTAGTGCATGGGTTACGGGGGGTTGTCTTCGATCAAAGAAGCAAGGCGTTCGCTGCTGATCGCAGTGAATATCTGTGACAGTGTGTAAGTGATCACTAGTCTAGAAACGTTCAGGACGATGCCTATAATAATCCAGTCTCATCAATAATCAATCTCGGAAAAAATTATCCTCGATCTTCAAACTAATCCTACAAACAATCGCTAAAAAAGAGTGAACCAGTACGTGGgctttattttgaaatttatgTATAAACAAAACTGCAATTTTGTAGATTATCTGAACATTTTCTCAATGTCAGATCGTTATCTTAGATTCAATCTAAATTGGATTTTGTTAAAGCAATTTCGTAGGTTGCTGTTACTGAGACCGAGCGTCTTTCTAGCTCGTTCGTTATGAAAAGTTGTGAAGGTGGAACAAATTAGGAGATTACGGCATCCTGAACACTTCCGCGAAGACTGGCCGCACGATAGTCATTGGTTGCATAGTGATTCCGTGCACACGCGAGCAGATAGACGAACGTGTTCGAGGCGTGTATAGAGAAGGGTTTCTCGGTGAACAGTGAGACTGACATGTGACTGACTGAGAAAAAAAATGTTAGTTGGACGGTGATGTAAGTATTGCACGTAGGGTGAATAATGCTTTCGTCGGGCGCATGGTTCAGAGTATAACTGGGTGAGCTGAATATATAGTAGAGAGATATAATAATTGATATTTAATAAGTTGTAATCTCGAACGTGGCGACATTGTATCAGCGAGAAAAAGAATTTCTTTTCGCGCGTGTTGTCGTCGGAGAAAAAACCAAGATATGGAGATTATACaaacatatgtatgtatatatatatataaatatatatctataatatatattattattattgatttgatattgcgatacgtatgtataatatatattatatttatatgctAAACAACGTGATGTAAAAACGTAAGAAGCTTAGAAATATAATTGACTCTTACACCAAGGTCCAGATCAAGCCAGAGTATACCAAATGCAGCGGATAGAATGCACAGGAACACACAATCAATTAAacatacatattatttcgagaacAGTAACCGTTCGACATGTTTCGCGTCAGTGTTCTTTCGTTTCCTTTCGTGTTTGATTTTCCGTTTTAGCACAGAGGGTGTCTCGCTTAAAGTGTGACAAGCTGTTTTAGCAAAAACTATTACCGATACACCGTTGATAATAATCTTCTTTTGTTTGACGTTGTTCGATGGGGCCTCTCGTGGCATACCGTAGTGGCCAACAAAATTGCACCATTCCTTAAAAATACAGTTCCTTGAATATTTATGTACATTGCACATCCGGTAACTATGCTAAGCCGTTTTAATAGTTTCACGTGATCTGTTGCAATAGCATTGTAATGGTACAGACAGTTACTGCTCGTGTGAGTGGGAAACCATAgacaattatatttttaaagtgATACAATTTCTGTTGCCACTGCCGCAAAAGATCTTTGAGGCCCTAGAATTATTATACGAATCTTTTTACTGGAATTTTTAACGGTGTACTTTCTTCATTTGCATGTGATCTACGTTAAAATATGAGTGATCCaattatattatcaataagtAACACAATTCTTATCActgatatataaattttatacttTGGAGATTGGATATAATTAATTAGTTTTTGTTCAATTCAAAGTATATTTCTGTAATAGTAAAATCGTTGTAAATTATAAAAGTCAACGAGTTGACTAACAaagtattgtataataatttgtatcaACAGTGAATGTTGTAATAAGTTTTCATTAGATCAGAAGTACATACGGTCGATCAAGATGCTGGTAATAAAGTTTCACTTCactaaatagaaataataatattgtttttcAATAATAACTAACACTGTTCCAAAAGAAAACTATTAAACAGGACATAAGATACAGAAATCGCAAACACTTTAGTTATTAGTAATAGATAGTACATATAATAATTAGTCTCATTTGAACCACGTAAACGAAGTAAGAGTTCAATAGATGTCAGTAATAGTTGACGAGGAAATAGCTACTAACACACGTTAGACAAAACACTCTGCACTAATATGCAAAATACGAAGTCTCAGTTGTATAATTTATCTAATCACAACTGATTACCGATCAAATTTATTCTTTAGCAGATTGTGCTTTGTTGGCAGACAGAGCTGAACAATGAAATTTCGTTACAGAATGTATCTTGTAGAAAATTTTTATAGATAAACGATTGTATATTTTGCTATTTTTAGAGTTACCATCGATCTGTTATAGAATTCAATGGGTTAGTGCACGCTTTAGTCTCGAATTAAACGTTTTCTTATAcataaatattgatttttctTATTTCTTATTATACAATCTCTAAAAATACTGGACATTAACAAATGCAGCACAATTTCTTTATGAAAATGGAAATGAATTCTAGCTCAATGTTGTAAATTACTATCTACCTTTACTAACTTACAGTTTTTATTGTGTTCTCGATGAAGTTATAATAAAGAAAGATTAATATTCTAACAAAGAAAGATTAAATGTCACCGTTCCATGTGATAATAGTTCGTCCCCATTTCCAAGTAGCGGCTCATATCGAAAGAACTGTGTATGGTCACAATTTTATCGCTATCATTTATTTATCTTATTCTTTTAATGTATTTCGCTCATTCTGTTCCTACAAACTAAACTAATTCAACTTATTTTTTGTTTGACCAGATCAGAAACACAATAGTTATTACACATAAGGCACATATAATTGATTCGAATCACTACATCTTCTTCGTTCACAtaatcatttaaaaatgttgCCATTATTTTGATAATATGTGAACAATAGTAGGTAAAATAAATCATATTATAATAGGAAGAAAAATAactcaaataaaattatttcatttttgaAATCTGATAACATAAAGATTATATATTTGCCGAGTACaggtataattaattaatacttAACTGGAATTATCCTGCGTGCAATAATAAGttaaaaatatacaataaagTTTTATTTACCAGAGCCTCCAAAAATGAGGCctaaataatgaaaaaatatgTTACATATTTCTGACTTAGATATGTTTTTCACACAGTTTCATCCTGTGCACaccatatatgatttatctaaATAGAACACCATTCAAATGTTAACTTACAGAACTCCATTAATTGTCAACGAAAAGAACTGAATCGAGATCAGTCTACTTTCTAGATACAGCATTCCCACCAAATACAAATCCAACCACTTCTATTAAATCCTGAAAGTTCCCCGCATAATTGACAGCGTTTAACATGAGCCACGTGTGCACTAATCCGTGGAGGTTGAAATATATCCAGCTCCGTCCTGCCTTCCTTAAATCGGCTTTCTCAACTGTGCATCGATCTCGACGAGGCAAGCGATGGGCGACAGTAAATGATCAAGATCGAGCCAGGGAAAAACGATCGAAATCGATCGACGGTTTCACAGACTCGGTTTTGCGTTTTGCAATGGCGACGAAGGATTCGCGAGGGGGGGGGGCGAAGTGGGGAACCCGTTGGGGGACTCGGGATGGAACAGAGCTGAAGTGACCGAGTATGATAGAGACGGGTTATAAGAAGGCCTCGAGTGAAACGCAGGGCAAGAGAAATGGTTACCACGATGAACGGGTACAGAGGTAGGTAGGGTATCATAGGTCACACTCAGGCAAAAGAATCAGTCGTTGGGTTAGTTGGCCGCGTTAATCAGGATTAAGTACCTGGAGATGATGCTCTTCATCTTGGTATCCGGTGCAACGCCTTCTATATCGGTATCCTCGGTTGCGCCTAACCGGGCCCTCAGTCGATCTACGCTACTCTGCAGCCTCTCGATTTCCACTTCGTACTGGAAACGAAGAGACGTGGCGTTGTTAGTTACAAGACACAGACACAGATAGACAGACGGTTGAGAGACAGCCTAGCCGTTCCGTTAGATAGTATAAGAATAAAAAAAAGAGACGCGAGCGCGAGAGGAACTTGTTTGTTATCACACACATAGCATTACTCGGCACAATATTATTCTATTTACAGACGAGAGTTAAGGCACGAGATTTTAGaagttcctcttgcatttgattAGAACCGTAAGAATTTTCGACGGCTGTTATACTGATTGCCCGGCTGGTTCCTTGATTCTGGAAATGGTGCTGGAAGAATGTGCTTCGGTTTGGTGAACTTGGTCCTTCGACGAATGAAGTTCAATCaaattatcattatattttacTCGTTTGATTATGATGTAGATGTCTACGAACTAAAAGAGGCAACAAAACCACTTTCTCAAGTTTACTTAATTACCTTCCTTATTGTTAGTGGAAATCAACtgacaaatataaataagtttgtttcgaatggtttcaATTAATACAGTGTAAATTGTCGAAAATAGCCACGGAGatctacaataaatatataatctTGAACAAACATCCTTAATCTACTTcgttaaaattgatttttaatttttctacacTACTTTATCAGCTTATCATATGAACAGAAAAGATTAATGCATCTATAAAATCTATACAAATCAGGAAAAATATTTCCAGCCTTCATTCGTCGTCGAAGGAACCAGGCAAATTACAACAaaacagaataataataatttacctGATCGATGCTACGGTGACTACGCGATTTGCTCCTCCTAGTGGTGCAGCTCTCCTCCTCACTAGTGTCGGACAAATCCCTCGTCGAGTCCAACGACAACCTCCTCCTGAGCTTCGTGCAGCAGACGCTCTGATTCTGTTCCGAGTTATTCCGATGCGTCTGGTTGTTCTGCCTCCACTGATTCTGGTTGTTCCTCTGGAGATTCCTGACATTGTTCTGTGGTGGGGGAGACGGGCTAAGGTCAACACCTCTGACACCCTCGACCCCGCCGCCGCTTCCGTCCCTCTCCTCGGAGCTGCTGCTTCCTCTCCTGCCGCTTCTTCCATGATTCGGCTCcatgtgataaacgggatttgcGAAAGCTAGTGGCGCGGCACTGAGTATATGCGCGTTCGCATTATTGCTGCTGAGGTCCACGGGGCTGGAGCTCTGACTATAAGCAGCGAAACTCTGGTAGCCTGAGGAGGCGACGTTGCTCAATTGAGAAATAGAGATCTGGGAGCCCTTCTGAGACTTGGACTCCGAGACCTCGTCGTCGGCGTACCTCAACAGGTCGGACAGCTCATCCAGGTTCCCATTGGCAGTCGTGTTATTGGTCTTACTGTTATTGTAATTGTTATTCGGTTGGTGGTTGATGGACAGTGTCAAATTGGACGTCGGGTTCACCACCACGTTGGCGTTCACCGTGGTCTTCGAGACGTTGTTGTAGTTCTGATGTTGAGTCTGGTTAGCGTTCTCTTCTTTGTTGCAGTGGTTCCTGCTAGCCGATCTAGAAACGTTGTAGTTGTTATGGTTGTAGTTGTCCTCTCTGTCGTGTATGTCCAGGTTTTGCAGTCGCGCTATGTTGTGTCTGTGGttctgctgttgttgttgcgcTACGATCGTGCAGATGTTCGGCTGGTTGTTCTGCGACGTTGTGATATTGTAGTTCGAGTCCTTCAGGTTGCTGTGGCTCTCGGATCTTGTTGGGCTGGTGGGATGGGTCTGGCAGTGATTCACGTTCGCCAAACTCGCGCTGGCGGTCAGTCTGTATCCCGCGGTGGCCCTGTTGGTCCCGATTCCTCGATGCTGTCTCACGATGGGCGTTGGAGAACGAGACACAAACGCCGGCGGCTCCAGAGGGTAGTCGTCAGTAGTGATCTGCAGCTGGAGCTTCCCGTTAGCTGGCATGTACGCATTCCGAGGAAGAGTAGCGGCTCTGGCGACGTTCGGGCTGCGAGAGCTGTTGTGGCCCAAGGTGTTCGATTGCAACACCTCGTTGCTGTCCCTGATTGTCCCATTTAGGGTACTGTGGTTACTCAACGTTGATGTCGCCGATACCGAGAGATTCGTATTGCTGTTCGCGATCGTCGGATCGTTGTAGCGGAAGATGTTATTCTGTAGGTTCGGGTACCGATGCGATGTTGGTACTGGACTTGGACCCGGTTGGTCCAAAGCTAACGAGATCCTATCCAGGATCTCCGGAAGCCTGGACGGGGGCAGTGACGTCGAGGAAGATGATATCGTGACTAAACTCTCTCGCAGTAGCGCGTGTAACAGAGACAATTGCTTGCCCAGATCTATGTAGCCGTCGAACTCTAGCGAATTGTTCGCTGGCGCGTCTTTTGGCAGCGGGCTCTGTAACAGAAAATTCGATGTATCAGTGAAAAGGTCTATTCTTTGAGATTTTATATTAAGGTATGATGATGTTTTAAGCTGGTTAGGGATGTTTTTCTAAAAAATTTTATGGTACTTTTCTATTTTGTGAAAAGATTTATGTTTGCAAACGGGGAACATACGCTGATCAATTGGAGGAAGTTCTTCATGGAGGGAGCTTCTCGCTCGAGCAGGTCATTCATAAATTCCATGAAGTTCTCTTTCCCTTGGAATCTCGTGAAATTCGCGAGTGTTTGAAGAGTCTTGGCCACGAGGGTGAGATTTCTTGCTGCCTTTTCGTTCGGATATTCTGCGAAGAAGAATAGTTTCGTTTATTTTCAACACTTCTTACTCTTCAATACACCATAAATCTTTACTTTATCTTATGTTCTATACGCGCTCTTGTTGATTAGGTATTAAAAATTTGATTGACGAGAGTCTGACTGACTAGAGTGTTACaatgaaaaatgtttcaataTGACGTTGACGTAAAAGTCTAGTGCCACTGAATGTTGATACTTTTACATTCTGTATAATCTCACAAGTTAAAACAAATTAAATAGTTCGTActagttgaaaataaatcatattGATGTTACTGATAGAAACTAGCGAAACTAAAATGAAATGACTATCAAACTAGCATGAACTAGTACGGAAGCTTTGTCACCTAAAACCAGCAAAATTTTAGACACAGTACGTGATGAAGATGCAGTCTCACCGTGCGTTATGTTGAAGAGAGACGGGCTTAGGATAGCTGGACACAGGAATCTAAGAAATATGTTCGCGGAGATTAGGTTGTCTGCGATGTCCTCGCGGCCCATGTCGGCCAAGCGTTCGCGGAATATACGGAAGCACTCGCGTAATTCGAGAGGAAAATGTGCGTGGCTAGCCAGTATCCTGCCCCAAGCCAGGTCTACTGCGTTCCGTAAAttctgttgttgtttgtgtAGAGCCGCCACCGATGCAACCTTCAGCGGGTCCACCTCGCAGTCGCCACCCTCTACTGCGCTCCTGACTACAGCACCCAAGGTCTCCTGCAGGTACCTGTCGCCCGTCAACTTCAGATAGGCCTCCATCGCCTTCGTGGCTAAGGAATTTCCTCGAAAGGTGAGCCTCTCGTCGTCTGAAATTCAATACAATTTTTAGTAACTAAACCATTCGACTGAAGGCCATTGTCATAGATCGTTTGCGCCTTTCAATACTCATTATTATACTGTGGATCTTTACGTAAACAGTTTCTAAAACAATCGTAAGAAACAGAACTTACATAATAATGTATCTTTTGTTTTCATCATTGCAATGAGTCTGTACTCTTAACTGACTGTGGATCTTTACTTTGCATAAACATTTTCTAAGACAATCGTAAGAAGCAGAAGTTACATAACaatgtttcttttcttttaatcCTTTCAATGACTTTGTATTCTTAACTTCTGCTCTATTCACAGTTTTGTTCTTTCAGGTATCACAGGAAGAATAATTAACATCAGGTATttcaaaaattcttaaaaaGAAATATGATCTGTTGAAGCTACCAAGACGCAAATTTTTCCAGGATTATAATCAACAAGTTAGCTTTCGATATATTAATCGTTTGTCCAATGTAATAATTTTCCCTCACGACTGCGTATACAATTTTTAAGTACTTTTTTCTGCGTTGTGTTTCCACAGTAATTTTCATTGAACAGACTCGTGACGCTAAAACAGCTAGCACGCGATAACCCATTTTTCTTGATAGACCCAGGTTTCCAGAGGAATAAAATTGACCCGTTTGTTCATCATGAATCATCAGCGACCATATCGAGGCAGTTTTAATGACAGTGTAACACACCTATTCTGTGTATGTCCATCATGACCAAGTCAGCAAGAAACTGTGGCGCTTTCTTTTCCCGTTGCATGACAGCCACCAACGCGGTGGCGATGTCCTCCTTCGCTTTCACGGCGATCACCGGCTCTAATTTCTCGCAGAGTGACTTGTAATCCGACTTCAAGTATTCCAGGAACTCCTGGTATACCTGCACAGGCAATATATCTACGGATTGGAAGCGGCATTTTACCCTAAGCGTCGGTGGTTCCTTTAATGGGCCCTTGTCTCCAACCACCGGATACCACTTTTCTGTTAGATAACGCGACGTCACGTTGTGCACGGGTATGCTGACGGAACCTGAGAACAATTCCAAAcatatatttgattattaattAATCATCGTGGGCCACTAGGGTCAGAAAATTTTTAAATgttattcttcagaaaattattTGCGATATTCTGTGATTTCTAGGATCGCAAGTTTCTAAGAATGCAGGCGGTGACTTTCGGTACGTGATCACGCATAATAAGAACGAGTGATGCATACTTAATCGTAGGAAAATTCAAGTTGCTTTATGTTATTGGTCATCGAAAGTAGTTCACATGACAGTAACATGAGGTTGCTAGTTGCCGCGATTGCATCTACGTGTTACTCAACAGAGAAAGTATTATATAATTCGGCCTGAACTTTGAATGATGAAATTCCAAATCGTTCTGATGCTATTTAACTGAAGAATAAAATGTCTcgcataaacattaaaaaaactATCTAAAATACCGTATGGATAAACCAAAGAGCagtgtattattataataatctacaacaggggtgtcaaactcgcggcccgagatgaacatttttgatgtcaagtatcagaacgtaaacaataatttaactttataataaaaatatttgtttctatgaacactgattttttttttgcggcccacctaaagttaagcattatttatttattattatggcccaagttagcttttgagtttgacacccctgatctaCAATATCACGACTTTTAGGTGAGCTAAAGCACTGAAAATAAACagagataaatataaaataaataactatTATCAAAACATCGTTACAGAAAATTATATAACAAATGCTCAAGACAAATGATGTCCATTATCTTTTGTCAAGTTATCGTGTAAATGAACTACAACCAttttttattgcaattatttatcGATTACGTCTATTTCCATTTGTCTCTGGTGCTCAAGGCCACATGAAGGTCGCGATTGTCATTAAATTCGTCTAGACCACGAcatgatgataataattatatgattctataaatatacttttaaatTGATAcgttaattaaatgaaattacagGTTTGTCTTTTAATTTGAAGAAACCCTTTTCTACAATGTTGATGAGAGAATTACGAAAAAACTGCCATACCGATTAGAACATTCTTGTCTCTCTTCTTCTTTCGGTCAGCTTCCCTGTATAAGTTCACTTGTATAGTATTGACAGAAGGCAAATGATGGAAGTCGAAGTGTTCGCCCCAGAAGCAGAGGTCTGCCTTCAATTTGGCGGTGGTTCGCGCGTACAGGGTGCTGTCTAGGCAGACCTCGCAAAAATATCGCTTCTTCGCCGCCACACCTTTCGCCTCGAGCAGCCATATCTGCAGAGAATTGTCCGTACGTCTTGTTTGCTCTGCGTCCGGCTGAACGGATTTCCTTAAACTGAATTCGAAACACAAATCAGGATTTTGAACCTTTCGAGTAACGTCGAAGGGAAACTACAACTAAACTCTATCTTTGTAGAAAACTATGCACCTTATCATTGTATTTCTCCTCAAATTTTGAAGCTCTTTCAATCTTCAACCATGCATTCTACTAATTATGTCCACTACCTTGGTTCATTCGTTTTTAAATTTCAAGAATTATTGGACTACAGATTTCGTGCAGGTATTGCAAAAATTGATAAGTGAAATAGAGAATAGCATTTTCAATTGAAACACTATTATCAATTGATGAGAACTATCTAAaggaaaaatacatttttatttaactcttgTATTATAGAATTGTTGCAGAACATttccattttgcataaagatccgcagtctagtaattatacTGTGTATATTTATTAGATATTTTCTTAATTCTCGCTGCATACTGCTTCACTTAAAATCCATAATTTCAGGAAACACCATAATACACCTTTTGTCTTTTAGAATTCAAACAACTGGCAAAGAAAACTGATATTAGTAGAATGGTATTCTTTTATCTAGATGGCAAGCTAGCTAACTAACTAAGTTTTAACGTTTCAGTCAAAACATTTTTTACTGAATTCTCTCAACAATTTTAACATTAGAACTATACGAAGCCATCAACGTGCCTAATATGTATTGTTTTGTAACAATGGCAaggttggatttatttaaacatcatattatttctattataatatgtataagcttgaataaagaattttatCTCAAAATTTCTCACATAAACATGTTTATAATGTcaagaattgtaaaagaaaaagtcaGTCGTTTTGACTGGTTTATAGTTCTAATATTAAATGGTTACTCTCAAGGGACTCAAacttattcaaatcaatgtatctaatccaaataaaaaataactacATTAAATGCATcataagaagaagaaaatagCAGATGAAATTGTCCAAAACTGAATTTTCTCGCAATATACTCACACGCAGTTTCACTAACCAATTTGTCAATGTGATCAATTACTGAACATTGCTTATGTTCGGTAATAttaaacaaaatattaaatattaaacaaataatattaacactaaacctaccaagcagtaatactaactggcgtgtactgcttcacaaacgtgagaagaccgaatttatttagaatttgtaaagtttttattataaaacttgctccaataatataacttattcaagcattttccacgaaagagtctcggaacttttcagaattgcaaaataagaaagcggtcactttgatcgcggtaggtttagtgttaaaataatATCAAACAAACACCGTAATAAACATACTACGTCCGGATACTTTTGAACAGTAATGTAGCCATATAATCCAGCCGCGTGAACACGGCAGTGTTAGGACCACGATCTCTGACACATCGCCTCAAAGCCAGAGCGTATCCGCACGGGACGGGAATAAAAATCTCGGCGCTTTACTCTCAAACGGAAACCGCTTCGAATTCGTCAGACCGCATGGGTTCAGGATTCTCGGTCGGCTGTGGCTTGTCGAGTAAAAAACAAGCGAAAGAAGAGACAGAGGAACGGTACCAACCTGTGTAACCACTGGTCCCGTTCGTGAGCGGTCCTGCAACTGAAATACTTGGGTCCACCGGTGCTGGGTGTGACCTGGAAGCAGTGAGGTCTGCCAAGCAGGCTCGGATGCAGCGGTGTCACGGCCGCGAGGTCCATCGAGGTCACCGCCTGTCCGCAGAGGAGGGACTCGTGTGAACGGCAACCCCGAAGTCCGGCGCCGCGTTGCTTCTGTCGCTCGAGCTTCGTCACGCTCTTCGTCCTCTTCAGCGGGTTCGAGCGGAACGACCTCTTCGAGAAGAAATTCTGCAAACGGAAAGAGAACAGCACGGTGAATGCGTGTCGCGTGGCGCGGTTAGTGGAATAGGGTTCTTCGTCATAATCATGGCTTAGGTACTAGGCTTACTAGGCTACCTTTATGTTGTGATCTGTAAGAGAATGTAGATCGACAGGTGTTTTATCTGAATCCTAATTTATCGATTCTTAtcgaaatttattattatttattgttaaacAATTTAACTACGATCTATTTCGCAGCTACGATAATTAGCACTCTTCGTCCTTGACACTATGTTCACGGAACACTAAGAGCAGCTTTGTTTGACATTGTTTCATAAAAAGAAGAAtgtatttattcagatttttagcgatttttatGATTTTATGCAGTAGTGAggataattatagactcaaagtaacgtTTATATCTCtttagtgatatttaaataaaaacttaaaaaaatatcatacttgtatatttttttattggatatgataatataaaatagaaatatacaaatattatttcctttttggttttcgtttaaatgtcagtaaaaatgtaaaagtttaagtttaagtttataattatttacagcaCTGTAGGTAGCCCCTTTTAGCTGAGTTTTCAATCTGTAtattaaaagaaaataataaaatatattaataatatacaaaaatattaataaataataatatcaataaaaatatacaaatatatttgtatatagcAATTT belongs to Megalopta genalis isolate 19385.01 chromosome 1, iyMegGena1_principal, whole genome shotgun sequence and includes:
- the LOC117218758 gene encoding uncharacterized protein LOC117218758 isoform X8; this encodes MHNASTGGASPGGRRLSRSFHSCLRGADHDDLESGESERPKHKTVALRSRERLDDTSYEKACRRGSAPATPVLGARPLDVTPNRIVNFFSKRSFRSNPLKRTKSVTKLERQKQRGAGLRGCRSHESLLCGQAVTSMDLAAVTPLHPSLLGRPHCFQVTPSTGGPKYFSCRTAHERDQWLHSLRKSVQPDAEQTRRTDNSLQIWLLEAKGVAAKKRYFCEVCLDSTLYARTTAKLKADLCFWGEHFDFHHLPSVNTIQVNLYREADRKKKRDKNVLIGSVSIPVHNVTSRYLTEKWYPVVGDKGPLKEPPTLRVKCRFQSVDILPVQVYQEFLEYLKSDYKSLCEKLEPVIAVKAKEDIATALVAVMQREKKAPQFLADLVMMDIHRIDDERLTFRGNSLATKAMEAYLKLTGDRYLQETLGAVVRSAVEGGDCEVDPLKVASVAALHKQQQNLRNAVDLAWGRILASHAHFPLELRECFRIFRERLADMGREDIADNLISANIFLRFLCPAILSPSLFNITHEYPNEKAARNLTLVAKTLQTLANFTRFQGKENFMEFMNDLLEREAPSMKNFLQLISSPLPKDAPANNSLEFDGYIDLGKQLSLLHALLRESLVTISSSSTSLPPSRLPEILDRISLALDQPGPSPVPTSHRYPNLQNNIFRYNDPTIANSNTNLSVSATSTLSNHSTLNGTIRDSNEVLQSNTLGHNSSRSPNVARAATLPRNAYMPANGKLQLQITTDDYPLEPPAFVSRSPTPIVRQHRGIGTNRATAGYRLTASASLANVNHCQTHPTSPTRSESHSNLKDSNYNITTSQNNQPNICTIVAQQQQQNHRHNIARLQNLDIHDREDNYNHNNYNVSRSASRNHCNKEENANQTQHQNYNNVSKTTVNANVVVNPTSNLTLSINHQPNNNYNNSKTNNTTANGNLDELSDLLRYADDEVSESKSQKGSQISISQLSNVASSGYQSFAAYSQSSSPVDLSSNNANAHILSAAPLAFANPVYHMEPNHGRSGRRGSSSSEERDGSGGGVEGVRGVDLSPSPPPQNNVRNLQRNNQNQWRQNNQTHRNNSEQNQSVCCTKLRRRLSLDSTRDLSDTSEEESCTTRRSKSRSHRSIDQYEVEIERLQSSVDRLRARLGATEDTDIEGVAPDTKMKSIISRNGAILLATTVCHERPHRTTSNKRRLLSTVYRLISVEEELRREQQKMSAALSYKQRVIDAQEQQIAALDAANSRLMTSNTRLLSALSTLKQRYNAKTQSSSEAAALLQNIADIGELKSSSC